The following are from one region of the Actinoplanes sp. L3-i22 genome:
- a CDS encoding type I polyketide synthase, whose product MNTSVDQIVEALRRSMRDNERLRAENDRLASAGSEPIAVVGMACRFPGGMTSPEQLWAAVLDGRDGVGDWPADRGWDLDGIYDPEPGKPGHCSTRQGAFLYDAADFDAELFGISPREALEMDPQQRLLLETSWEALERAGVDPSGLRGSSTGMFAGVMYHDYPEGSAGSIVSGRVSYVLGLEGPAVTVDTACSSSLVALHLAIQSLRSGECSLALAGGVTVMSTPTTFVEFSEQRGLAPDGRCKPFAGGADGTGWGEGVGVLVVEKLSDAQRLGHEVLAVVRGSAINQDGASSGLTVPNGPAQQRVIRAALTGAGLAATDVDAVEAHGTGTTLGDPIEAQALLATYGRGRAADQPLWLGSIKSNIGHTQAAAGVAGIIKMIQAMRYGTLPRTLHVDEPSPMVDWAAGEVRLLTEAIAWPDRNHPRRAAVSSFGLSGTNAHVILEQAPPAPAAAAPAPAELADRLVPLLVSARTPEALDGQITRIQDHPGTPADIAYSLLTGRARLPHRAGVIGDRVVTGEVADGRLAVLFAGQGSQRLGMGHDLYQRFPVFAAAFDAAGSKIKDIAWGTDEAELAKTVHTQVAVFAFEVALFRLLESWGVKPDYLAGHSIGEIAAAHVAGVFSLDDAVKLVSARGRLMQALPTGGVMVAVAAPESAIELIDGVDIAAVNGPSSTVLSGISDRVDAVVAKLGVKATRLKTSHAFHSHLMEPMLAEFGQIAREISYRAPAIPVVTAGGDVTDPDYWVEHVRNTVRFYDIVTDLLGRGVTTFLEAGPDATLTGLGRQISDTATFIALQHRIRPEEPELLAGLATAWTRGAEPDWTPLLAGARRIELPTYAFDRRRFWPDTTAAGTDPAAIGLTRPDHPLLGAVIPNPDTGGVTLTGRIGLDTQPWLADHEVLGSVLLPGTAYVDLALRAGDEAGCPVLADLVQEAPLVLPARGGVRLQVVVGEKTTAGARPVQIWSRPEQASDDTPWLRHVSGELTDTLTGDDADTPGDLTAWPPPGAVALATGDAYDRLRASGYGYGPVFQGLTAAWQLGDDLYAEVALPAPAHPDATAFGLHPALLDAAMHAELLRDTGDGDGTELPFAWTGVTLHAAGATAARVRITHPAADRIALLVTDGTGRPVLTVEALVSRPLTAERLTPPPATEDALLSIAWPAVPNPGPAARTAAPGATGTAAQPEIVHIYEPDDLDLIGAAGTHLTVVASIAPRTTGDVPARTRGTTVDTLLLVQRWLARPEAADSRLVLVTHHAVPAAPADDVDVTTAPVWGLVRAAQAEHPDRIVLLDTDTAPDQELDADLLARAIATGEPELALRDGELRTPRLVPAGVTATGDDPWTGGTVLITGGTGGLGALLAGHLVERGVRGLVLTSRRGPAAPGATELAERLTAAGVTVRVVACDVADRAAVAGLIAAIGADLTGIVHAAGVGDNALLEHLDEARIGSVLAPKADAAWHLHELTQDLPIRAFVLLSSAGGLVLAAGQGNYAAANIFLDALAAHRHGRGLAATALAYGLWDAGSGLAAELTDTDRDRMRRLGLPALGTPEALELFDRAVGSGAPHLVPLPVDRAALRSRTDEPPALLRGLSAGRPARARAAAGGTANTLVTRLSGLSATDRDRQLLQLVREQVAAVLAHSSADAIAPERPYSDLGFDSLTAVELRNALSAATGLRLPATLVFDHPTAAATARLLRDELLGAQAPAPVVAAPAATADDTIAIVSMACRFPGGVASPEDLWQLVAEGADAVGEFPADRGWDLDGIYDPEPGKPGRSYTRHGAFLYDAADFDPALFEISPREAVGMDPQQRLLLEVAWETLERAGLDPSALRGSDTGVFTGVMYHDYAGGAAGSIVSGRVSYALGLEGPAVTVDTACSSSLVALHWAIQALRAGDCSLALAGGVTVMSTPEMLCYFSEQRGLSPDGRCRSFAGAADGTGWGEGAGLLLLERLADAERNGHEVLAVVRGSAVNQDGASNGLTAPNGPAQQRVIRAALAGARLRAADVDVVEAHGTGTVLGDPIEAQALLATYGQGRDLDLPLLLGSVKSNIGHTQAAAGVAGIIKMVQAMRHGIVPQTLHVDEPSPVVEWDAGNVRLVTEPVAWPEVGRPRRAAVSSFGLSGTNAHVILEQGPVNPASAVVDETAGPLPVAISARTPGAVAGGAARLAATATGSLADLAWSSFHTRAALEHRLVVLADDTEDLSRRLADGTGIFGAVASGQTAMLFTGQGSQRPGMGRDLYERFPVFAAAFDATGLAAPWELSAEELARTGNTQPAVFAFEVALYRLLESWGVRPDYLAGHSIGEIAAAHVAGVLSLHDAVKLVTARGRLMQALPPGGVMVAVEAPESAINLIDGVDIAAVNGPTSSVLSGISDKVEEVVAELGVKATRLNTSHAFHSHLMEPMLAEFEQVVRGLTFAPPAIPLIVAVGAEVTDPAYWVRHVRATVRFAEVVTDLLGRGVSTFLEVGPDATLTGLGRRISDAATFLNLQHRSRPEVRELLAGVSAAWTRGVPVDWAPLLAGGRVVPLPTYAFDRRRFWMSHEPGARTGAVTAGPVEEAADPTGLRHTLAGLPAGDGDRMLLRLVRTHVAAVLGHGSIDEVAPDRPFKELGFDSNAAVELRNRLNQATGVTLPATLVFDHPTSEAVAALVRDLLTPRAEDPVATVLAEVDRLDELLGRAEVNGGRARVATRLEALLRRWQRGDESATHPDPDDDFDLDSATDDELFAALDGQLGLAGTSDSDHAEIG is encoded by the coding sequence GTGAACACGTCTGTGGATCAGATCGTCGAGGCGCTGCGCCGGTCGATGCGGGACAACGAGCGGCTGCGCGCCGAGAACGACCGGCTGGCCTCGGCCGGCAGCGAGCCGATCGCCGTGGTCGGCATGGCCTGCCGCTTCCCCGGCGGGATGACCTCGCCCGAGCAGCTCTGGGCGGCCGTCCTGGACGGTCGCGACGGGGTCGGCGACTGGCCGGCCGACCGGGGCTGGGACCTGGACGGCATCTACGACCCGGAGCCCGGCAAGCCCGGCCACTGCTCCACCCGGCAGGGCGCGTTCCTCTACGACGCGGCCGACTTCGACGCCGAGCTGTTCGGCATCTCGCCGCGCGAGGCCCTGGAGATGGACCCGCAGCAGCGGCTGCTCCTGGAGACCTCGTGGGAGGCGCTGGAGCGGGCCGGCGTCGACCCGTCCGGGCTGCGTGGCAGCAGCACCGGCATGTTCGCCGGCGTGATGTACCACGACTACCCGGAGGGCTCGGCCGGCAGCATCGTCTCCGGCCGCGTCTCCTACGTGCTCGGCCTGGAGGGACCGGCCGTCACGGTCGACACCGCCTGCTCGTCGTCGCTGGTCGCGCTGCACCTGGCGATCCAGTCGCTGCGCAGCGGCGAGTGCTCGCTGGCGCTGGCCGGCGGCGTCACCGTGATGTCCACGCCGACCACGTTCGTCGAGTTCAGCGAGCAGCGCGGGCTGGCCCCGGACGGCCGGTGCAAGCCGTTCGCCGGTGGCGCCGACGGCACCGGCTGGGGCGAGGGCGTCGGCGTGCTCGTCGTCGAGAAGCTCTCCGACGCCCAGCGGCTCGGGCACGAGGTGCTCGCCGTGGTCCGCGGCTCGGCGATCAACCAGGACGGCGCGAGCAGCGGCCTGACCGTCCCGAACGGGCCCGCCCAGCAGCGGGTCATCCGGGCCGCGCTGACCGGCGCCGGACTGGCCGCGACCGACGTCGACGCGGTCGAGGCGCACGGCACCGGCACCACCCTCGGCGACCCGATCGAGGCCCAGGCGCTGCTGGCCACGTACGGCCGGGGGCGCGCGGCGGACCAGCCGCTCTGGCTCGGCTCGATCAAGTCGAACATCGGGCACACCCAGGCCGCGGCCGGCGTCGCCGGCATCATCAAGATGATCCAGGCGATGCGGTACGGGACGCTGCCGCGCACCCTGCACGTCGACGAGCCGTCCCCGATGGTCGACTGGGCGGCCGGCGAGGTCCGCCTGCTCACCGAGGCGATCGCCTGGCCGGACCGGAACCACCCGCGCCGCGCCGCGGTGTCGTCCTTCGGCCTCAGCGGCACCAACGCCCACGTGATCCTCGAGCAGGCCCCGCCCGCCCCTGCCGCCGCCGCGCCCGCCCCTGCCGAACTCGCCGACCGGCTGGTGCCGCTGCTGGTGTCGGCCCGCACGCCCGAGGCGCTCGACGGCCAGATCACCCGCATCCAGGACCACCCGGGCACGCCCGCCGACATCGCCTACTCCCTGCTCACCGGCCGGGCACGCCTGCCGCACCGCGCCGGAGTCATCGGCGACCGCGTCGTCACCGGCGAGGTCGCCGACGGCCGCCTGGCGGTCCTGTTCGCCGGCCAGGGCTCCCAGCGACTAGGCATGGGTCACGATCTCTACCAGCGCTTCCCGGTCTTTGCCGCGGCCTTCGATGCGGCCGGCTCAAAGATCAAAGACATTGCTTGGGGTACGGACGAAGCCGAGCTCGCCAAGACGGTCCACACGCAGGTGGCGGTCTTCGCCTTCGAGGTAGCCCTGTTCCGCCTCCTGGAGTCCTGGGGCGTCAAGCCCGACTATCTGGCCGGCCACTCGATCGGCGAGATCGCCGCAGCTCACGTGGCCGGTGTCTTCTCCCTCGACGACGCGGTGAAGCTGGTTTCCGCGCGCGGCCGCCTGATGCAGGCGCTGCCCACGGGCGGGGTGATGGTCGCGGTCGCCGCCCCGGAGAGCGCCATCGAGCTGATCGACGGCGTCGACATCGCCGCGGTGAACGGCCCGTCCTCGACGGTTTTGTCGGGAATTTCGGACCGGGTCGACGCGGTGGTCGCGAAGCTGGGCGTCAAGGCCACTCGGCTGAAGACGTCGCACGCGTTCCACTCGCACCTGATGGAGCCGATGCTGGCGGAGTTTGGACAAATCGCCCGGGAAATCTCCTACCGCGCGCCGGCCATCCCGGTAGTCACTGCCGGTGGTGACGTGACCGATCCGGATTACTGGGTCGAGCACGTCCGCAACACCGTCCGCTTCTACGACATCGTCACTGACCTGCTCGGTCGGGGCGTGACCACGTTCCTGGAGGCCGGCCCGGACGCCACCCTCACCGGCCTCGGCCGGCAGATCAGCGACACCGCCACGTTCATCGCCCTGCAGCACCGGATCCGCCCGGAGGAGCCGGAGCTGCTCGCCGGCCTGGCCACCGCCTGGACCCGCGGCGCCGAGCCCGACTGGACCCCGCTGCTGGCCGGCGCCCGCCGGATCGAGCTGCCCACCTACGCCTTCGACCGCCGCCGCTTCTGGCCGGACACCACCGCCGCCGGCACCGACCCGGCCGCCATCGGTCTCACCCGGCCGGACCACCCGCTGCTCGGCGCCGTCATCCCGAACCCGGATACCGGCGGTGTGACCCTCACCGGCCGGATCGGCCTCGACACCCAGCCCTGGCTCGCCGACCACGAGGTGCTCGGCTCGGTCCTGCTGCCCGGCACCGCCTACGTCGACCTGGCCCTGCGCGCCGGCGACGAGGCCGGCTGCCCGGTCCTGGCCGACCTGGTCCAGGAGGCGCCGCTGGTGCTGCCCGCCCGGGGCGGCGTCCGGCTGCAGGTGGTGGTGGGCGAGAAGACCACCGCCGGCGCCCGCCCGGTCCAGATCTGGTCCCGCCCCGAGCAGGCCTCCGACGACACCCCCTGGCTCCGCCACGTCAGCGGCGAACTGACCGACACCCTGACCGGCGACGACGCGGACACCCCCGGCGACCTGACCGCCTGGCCGCCGCCGGGCGCGGTGGCGCTGGCCACCGGGGACGCCTACGACCGGCTGCGCGCGAGCGGCTACGGCTACGGCCCGGTCTTCCAGGGGCTGACCGCCGCCTGGCAGCTCGGCGACGACCTGTACGCCGAGGTGGCGCTCCCGGCCCCGGCCCACCCCGACGCCACCGCGTTCGGCCTGCACCCGGCGCTGCTGGACGCGGCCATGCACGCCGAACTGCTGCGCGACACCGGCGACGGCGACGGCACCGAGCTGCCGTTCGCCTGGACCGGTGTGACCCTGCACGCCGCCGGCGCCACCGCGGCCCGGGTCCGGATCACCCACCCGGCCGCCGACCGGATCGCCCTGCTCGTCACGGACGGCACCGGCCGGCCGGTGCTGACCGTCGAGGCGCTGGTCTCCCGCCCGCTGACCGCCGAGCGGCTGACCCCACCCCCGGCCACCGAGGACGCCCTGCTCAGCATCGCCTGGCCGGCCGTCCCCAACCCCGGCCCCGCCGCCCGGACGGCCGCGCCCGGAGCAACCGGCACCGCAGCGCAGCCGGAGATCGTGCACATCTACGAGCCGGACGACCTGGACCTGATCGGCGCGGCCGGCACCCACCTGACCGTGGTCGCCTCGATCGCGCCGCGAACCACCGGCGACGTGCCGGCCCGGACCCGCGGGACCACCGTCGACACCCTGCTCCTGGTGCAGCGCTGGCTGGCCCGCCCGGAGGCCGCCGACTCCCGGCTGGTGCTGGTCACCCACCACGCGGTCCCGGCCGCCCCGGCCGACGACGTGGACGTCACCACCGCCCCGGTCTGGGGCCTGGTCCGGGCGGCCCAGGCCGAGCACCCGGACCGGATCGTGCTGCTGGACACCGACACCGCCCCGGACCAGGAGCTGGACGCGGACCTGCTGGCCCGGGCGATCGCCACCGGCGAGCCGGAGCTGGCCCTGCGCGACGGCGAGCTGCGCACCCCCCGCCTGGTGCCGGCCGGCGTCACCGCGACCGGCGACGACCCGTGGACCGGCGGAACCGTGCTGATCACCGGCGGCACCGGCGGCCTCGGCGCGCTGCTCGCCGGGCACCTGGTCGAGCGGGGCGTCCGCGGCCTGGTCCTGACCAGCCGCCGCGGCCCGGCCGCCCCGGGCGCGACCGAGCTGGCCGAGCGTCTCACCGCGGCCGGCGTCACCGTCCGCGTCGTCGCCTGCGACGTCGCCGACCGGGCCGCCGTGGCCGGGCTGATCGCCGCGATCGGCGCCGACCTGACCGGCATCGTCCACGCCGCCGGGGTCGGCGACAACGCCCTGCTGGAGCACCTCGACGAGGCCCGGATCGGGTCGGTGCTGGCGCCCAAGGCGGACGCCGCCTGGCACCTGCACGAGCTCACCCAGGACCTGCCGATCCGCGCGTTCGTGCTGCTCTCCTCGGCCGGCGGGCTGGTCCTCGCGGCCGGGCAGGGCAACTACGCGGCGGCCAACATCTTCCTCGACGCGCTCGCCGCGCACCGGCACGGCCGCGGCCTGGCGGCGACCGCGCTGGCCTACGGGCTGTGGGACGCCGGTTCCGGCCTGGCCGCCGAGCTGACCGACACCGATCGGGACCGGATGCGCCGGCTCGGCCTGCCCGCGCTGGGCACGCCGGAGGCTCTGGAGCTGTTCGACCGGGCGGTCGGCAGCGGCGCGCCGCACCTGGTGCCGTTGCCGGTGGACCGGGCGGCGCTGCGGTCGCGTACCGACGAACCGCCCGCGCTGCTGCGCGGCCTCTCCGCCGGGCGCCCCGCCCGGGCCCGCGCCGCCGCCGGTGGCACCGCGAACACGCTGGTCACCCGGCTGAGCGGGCTGTCCGCGACGGACCGCGACCGGCAGCTGCTGCAGCTGGTCCGCGAGCAGGTCGCCGCGGTGCTCGCGCACTCCTCGGCGGACGCGATCGCCCCCGAGCGGCCCTACAGCGACCTGGGCTTCGACTCGCTCACCGCGGTCGAGCTGCGCAACGCGCTGAGCGCGGCGACCGGGCTGCGGCTGCCGGCGACGCTGGTCTTCGACCACCCGACCGCCGCCGCCACCGCCCGGCTGCTGCGCGACGAGCTGCTCGGCGCCCAGGCGCCCGCGCCGGTCGTGGCGGCACCGGCGGCGACCGCCGACGACACCATCGCGATCGTCAGCATGGCCTGCCGGTTCCCGGGTGGGGTCGCCTCGCCGGAGGACCTGTGGCAGCTGGTCGCCGAGGGGGCCGACGCGGTCGGCGAGTTCCCCGCCGACCGCGGCTGGGACCTGGACGGCATCTACGACCCGGAGCCGGGCAAGCCGGGACGCAGCTACACCCGGCACGGCGCGTTCCTCTACGACGCCGCCGACTTCGACCCGGCGCTGTTCGAGATCTCGCCGCGCGAGGCGGTCGGCATGGACCCGCAGCAGCGGCTGCTGCTGGAGGTGGCCTGGGAGACCCTGGAGCGGGCCGGGCTGGACCCGAGCGCGCTGCGCGGCAGCGATACCGGGGTCTTCACCGGCGTGATGTACCACGACTACGCCGGGGGAGCGGCCGGCAGCATCGTCTCCGGCCGGGTCTCCTACGCGCTGGGCCTGGAGGGCCCGGCCGTCACGGTCGACACCGCCTGCTCGTCGTCGCTGGTCGCGCTGCACTGGGCGATCCAGGCGCTGCGCGCCGGCGACTGCTCGCTCGCGCTGGCCGGCGGCGTGACGGTGATGTCCACCCCGGAGATGCTCTGCTACTTCAGCGAGCAGCGCGGCCTGTCCCCGGACGGCCGCTGCCGGTCGTTCGCCGGCGCGGCCGACGGCACCGGCTGGGGTGAGGGCGCCGGGCTGCTCCTGCTGGAACGGCTCGCCGACGCCGAGCGCAACGGCCACGAGGTGCTCGCCGTGGTCCGCGGCTCGGCGGTCAACCAGGACGGCGCCAGCAACGGGCTGACCGCGCCGAACGGGCCGGCCCAGCAGCGGGTGATCCGGGCCGCGCTGGCCGGGGCGCGACTGCGCGCCGCCGACGTGGACGTGGTCGAGGCGCACGGCACGGGCACCGTGCTGGGCGATCCGATCGAGGCGCAAGCCCTGCTGGCGACGTACGGGCAAGGTCGTGATCTTGATCTTCCGCTGCTGCTCGGGTCGGTCAAATCGAACATCGGGCACACCCAGGCCGCGGCCGGGGTCGCCGGGATCATCAAGATGGTCCAGGCCATGCGGCACGGGATCGTCCCGCAGACCCTGCACGTCGACGAGCCGTCGCCGGTGGTCGAGTGGGACGCCGGGAACGTGCGGCTGGTGACCGAGCCGGTCGCGTGGCCCGAGGTGGGCCGGCCGCGGCGGGCGGCGGTCTCGTCGTTCGGGCTCAGCGGCACGAACGCGCACGTCATCCTCGAACAGGGTCCGGTCAATCCGGCAAGCGCCGTGGTTGACGAGACGGCCGGACCGCTCCCGGTCGCGATCTCGGCACGGACGCCCGGAGCCGTCGCCGGCGGGGCGGCCCGCCTCGCCGCCACCGCGACCGGTTCCCTGGCCGACCTCGCGTGGTCCTCGTTCCACACCCGGGCTGCCCTGGAACACCGCCTGGTCGTGCTCGCCGACGACACCGAGGACCTCAGCCGCCGGCTGGCCGACGGCACCGGAATCTTCGGCGCGGTGGCCTCCGGGCAGACCGCGATGCTGTTCACCGGGCAGGGCTCGCAGCGCCCCGGCATGGGTCGTGACCTGTACGAACGCTTCCCGGTCTTCGCCGCCGCGTTCGACGCGACCGGTCTTGCGGCGCCCTGGGAGCTGTCCGCGGAGGAGCTGGCCCGGACCGGCAACACCCAGCCCGCGGTGTTCGCCTTCGAGGTCGCCCTCTACCGGCTCCTGGAGTCGTGGGGCGTCCGGCCCGACTACCTGGCCGGGCACTCGATCGGGGAGATCGCCGCGGCGCACGTGGCCGGTGTCCTCTCACTGCACGACGCGGTGAAGCTGGTGACCGCACGGGGCCGCTTGATGCAGGCGCTGCCGCCGGGCGGGGTGATGGTCGCGGTGGAAGCACCGGAAAGCGCGATCAACCTGATCGACGGCGTGGACATCGCCGCCGTGAACGGCCCTACCTCAAGCGTTCTGTCGGGAATCTCGGACAAAGTCGAGGAGGTCGTCGCGGAACTCGGGGTGAAGGCCACCCGGCTGAACACCTCGCACGCGTTCCACTCGCACCTGATGGAGCCGATGCTCGCCGAGTTCGAGCAGGTGGTCCGCGGCCTCACCTTCGCCCCGCCGGCCATCCCGCTGATCGTCGCGGTCGGCGCCGAGGTCACCGACCCGGCCTACTGGGTCCGGCACGTACGCGCCACGGTCCGCTTCGCCGAGGTGGTCACCGACCTGCTCGGCCGGGGCGTCAGCACGTTCCTGGAGGTCGGCCCGGACGCCACGCTGACCGGGCTGGGCCGCCGGATCAGCGACGCCGCCACGTTCCTGAACCTGCAGCACCGGAGTCGTCCGGAGGTCCGGGAGCTGCTCGCCGGAGTGTCCGCCGCCTGGACCCGCGGGGTGCCGGTGGACTGGGCGCCGCTGCTGGCCGGCGGACGGGTGGTGCCGTTGCCGACGTACGCCTTCGACCGCCGCCGCTTCTGGATGTCGCACGAGCCGGGCGCCCGGACCGGCGCGGTGACCGCCGGCCCGGTCGAGGAGGCCGCCGACCCGACCGGCCTGCGGCACACCCTGGCCGGGCTGCCGGCCGGGGACGGCGACCGGATGCTGCTGCGCCTGGTCCGGACGCACGTCGCCGCGGTCCTCGGGCACGGGTCGATCGACGAGGTCGCCCCGGACCGGCCGTTCAAGGAGCTGGGGTTCGACTCCAACGCCGCGGTCGAGCTGCGCAACCGGCTCAACCAGGCGACCGGGGTGACCCTCCCGGCCACGCTGGTCTTCGACCACCCCACCTCGGAGGCGGTCGCCGCGCTGGTCCGTGACCTGCTCACCCCGCGCGCCGAGGACCCGGTGGCGACCGTGCTCGCCGAGGTCGACCGGCTCGACGAGCTGCTGGGCCGCGCCGAGGTGAACGGCGGCCGGGCCCGGGTCGCCACCCGCCTGGAGGCGCTGCTGCGCCGCTGGCAGCGCGGCGACGAGAGCGCCACCCACCCGGACCCCGACGACGACTTCGACCTGGACTCCGCCACCGATGACGAGCTGTTCGCCGCCCTGGACGGACAGCTCGGCCTCGCCGGCACCTCCGACTCCGACCACGCCGAGATTGGTTGA